A DNA window from Lachancea thermotolerans CBS 6340 chromosome G complete sequence contains the following coding sequences:
- a CDS encoding KLTH0G19646p (conserved hypothetical protein): MPFQEDFLIEQFMDKHENDIKYNMGETCCYSLNLNELSSLTGESFEFDQNMRLTYGSIWGTPVLRDLVAKIHSSDEIQLTADNVLITNGAIGANFLVHYTAAGPGDHIICVDPTYQQLSSVPSMFGADVELLHLEAEDGYTPNIQKLKSKVRANTKYIVLNNPNNPLGSVISTEKMTEIIDYAERNEIFIVCDEVYSPLFHSSEQPKSACQLSNRCIVTGSMSKAYSAAGVRLGWIVSRDKDFLKQAASRRDFNTISVSIIDDYISQYILKHRNAVLKRNFDLCRKNLMIMKDFINSSNGKFSFVHEPEGGSVCLLRIAGVDDTDSFAVKLATEFKVLCAPGECFGVPGTLRIGYGNSTEDLVEGLKILKLAYDKTYTK, translated from the coding sequence ATGCCCTTCCAAGAAGATTTCTTGATTGAACAATTTATGGACAAACATGAAAATGATATCAAATATAATATGGGTGAGACATGTTGCTACTCACTTAACCTCAATGAGCTTAGTAGTTTAACAGGCGaaagctttgagtttgatCAAAACATGAGGTTAACATACGGATCTATTTGGGGAACACCAGTTCTGCGGGACCTTGTTGCCAAAATCCACTCTAGTGATGAGATACAACTAACCGCGGACAATGTCTTGATCACGAACGGCGCAATTGGTGCGAACTTCTTGGTTCATTACACAGCAGCAGGGCCTGGAGACCATATAATTTGTGTTGATCCAACGTATCAGCAACTCAGCAGCGTACCCAGTATGTTCGGAGCCGACGTGGAGCTTCTACATCTAGAAGCTGAGGACGGGTACACGCCAAATATTCAGAAGCTAAAGAGCAAGGTGAGGGCAAATACAAAATACATTGTGTTGAATAACCCCAATAACCCGCTGGGAAGTGTTATCTCTACGGAAAAGATGACTGAAATCATTGACTATGCCGAGAGAAACGAAATTTTCATAGTCTGTGACGAGGTTTACAGCCCCTTGTTCCATTCTAGTGAGCAACCCAAATCCGCCTGTCAGCTGAGCAACCGATGCATTGTTACAGGCTCTATGTCGAAAGCGTATTCAGCTGCAGGGGTTAGATTGGGATGGATTGTCTCTCGGGATaaagactttttgaagcaagcGGCGTCAAGAAGAGACTTCAACACAATATCTGTGTCCATTATCGATGACTACATATCCCAATACATCCTGAAGCACCGCAACGCCGTGTTGAAACGCAATTTCGATTTAtgcagaaagaacttgatgatTATGAAAGATTTTATCAATTCTTCGAATGGTAAATTCTCGTTCGTCCATGAACCTGAAGGAGGTTCGGTATGTTTATTGCGGATAGCAGGTGTTGATGATACGGATAGTTTCGCAGTCAAACTTGCAACTGAGTTCAAGGTTTTGTGCGCACCTGGTGAGTGCTTTGGAGTTCCAGGTACTCTTAGAATTGGCTATGGAAATTCTACTGAGGATCTTGTTGAGGgtttgaagattttgaagctagCTTATGACAAAACATACACTAAATAA